The following proteins are co-located in the Palaemon carinicauda isolate YSFRI2023 chromosome 3, ASM3689809v2, whole genome shotgun sequence genome:
- the LOC137632041 gene encoding CLK4-associating serine/arginine rich protein-like: MGALRTITLLHARKHALVPVPVARPARPRLPASSRSSDSDARKDSPLPHASIPALPVAPARPSISERLLSLAHSCPRSPTARPTRQHAVGPAGSKEGASPSCAPITDRSARHQLREIKSSRRHLSPSHHHQHSPKRPRGHSPAPSLERSPTHSYARSPARSRAYPPARHSPARSHARAPAHARHHSQPYDRLSPTRECSPTGRSPTRYRATSPRARNCFHKLSRARHCSRPCGSYGAQEFSAGCFSWEAFPGFTSAQEEDNGRTRKIGREV, from the coding sequence atgggcgcaCTGCGCACCATCACTCTCCTGCACGCGCGCAAACAcgcactagtgcctgtgcctgttgcacgccctgcgcgcccacgGTTGCCAGCGTCCTCAAGATCTTCGGACTCAGACGCTCGCAAGGATTCACCTTTGCCTCACGCGTCGATACCTGCGCTACCAGTTGCCCCTGCGCGCCCTTCGATttctgagcgcctcttaagtttggcgcactcatgcccacgatctcctacagctCGTCCTACACGCCAACACGCTGTGGGTCCTGCGGGCTctaaagaaggggcctctccttcatgcgccccgatcactgacagatctgcgcgccaccagttgagggagattaagtcttctaggagacatctttctccctcccaccatcaccagcactCTCCTAAGAGGCCGCGCGGTCACTCGCCAGCTCCTTCTCTGGAGCGTTCTCCTACGCATTCATATGCACGTTCTCCTGCTCGAtctcgtgcataccctcctgcgcgccattcacctgcgcGCTCCCACGCGCGTGCACCTGCGCATGCGCGGCATCACTCTCAGCCCTATGACCGCCTTTCTCCTACGCGCGAATGCTCACCCACAGGTCGCTCGCCTACGCGGTATCGCGCTACCTCGCCCCGCGCGCGAAACTGTTTTCACAAGCTCTCCCGGGCGCGGCACTGCTCCCGCCCGTGTGGGTCATACGGAGCGCAAGAATTCTCAGCAGGATGCTtctcctgggaggcgttcccaggattcacctccgcgcAAGAGGAGGACAATGGCAGAACAAGAAAGAttggcagagaggtctag
- the LOC137632031 gene encoding serine/arginine-rich splicing factor 11-like yields the protein MPKETKTADDEGGCRSSNNHQGIFVKGTSSPTATPSPSDSPVSSVENHRVAERVKEIKKCCREAADAQTSQAERMVKRSRVDLRAGEQRDNAPSPSGVKDSGVKSLALVRAPARLRVVERRSSSPTYQVSPIRQRSPTRQRSAVRRRSPARQHAPGRALHLKDDQCSPTRQRSPSLQRLSGRALQPVKNQRSQTRQRSPGHQRSPARQHSSGHPEKLQRLPTR from the exons atgccaaaagaaacgaaaacggccGATGACGAAGGGGGTTGTCGTTCGTCTAATAATCACCAAGGAATCTTTgtcaaggg gacctcctcgcccacagcaacaccctctccatctgacagtcctgtttcctctgttgaaaaccacagagttgcaGAACGCGTCAAAGAAATCAAAAAGTGTTGTCGTGAAGCAGCGgatgcacaaacttctcaagcagaaaggatggtgaaaagaagtcgcgtAGATTTGCGAGCTGGCGAACAAagagacaat gcaccgtctccttcgggggtaaaggactctggggttaagtccctggccctTGTGCGCGCACCTGCGCGCTTGCGTGTAGTTGAGCGTAGGTCTTCGTCTCCTACTTATCAAGTATCTCCtattcgccagcgctctccaacgcgccagcgatctgctgtgcgccggcgctctcctgcacgccagcacgCCCCTGGGCGTGCTCTTCATCTTAAGGATGATcaatgctcaccaacgcgccagcgatcgccCTCTCTCCAGCGcctttctgggcgcgctcttcagcctgtgaagaaCCAACGCTCCcaaacgcgccagcgatctcctgggcaccagcgctctcctgcgcgccagcactcttctGGTCATCCAGAGAAGTTGCAACGCCTTCCAACGCGCTAG